A part of Microbacterium terregens genomic DNA contains:
- the pknB gene encoding Stk1 family PASTA domain-containing Ser/Thr kinase produces MSTSQQADPLIGRLVDGRYRVRARIARGGMATVYVATDLRLERRIALKVMHGHLSDDTVFQSRFIQEARSAARLADPHVVNVFDQGQDGDMAYLVMEYLPGITLRELIREQRRLTVPQTVTIMDAILSGLTAAHRAGIVHRDVKPENVLLAEDGRIKIGDFGLARATTANTATGAQLLGTIAYLAPELVTRGMADARSDIYSLGIMLYEMLVGEQPYKGEQPMQIAFQHATDSVPRPSVKNPGVPEQLDELVLWATEKSPDDRPNDAKEMLDRLRAIEHELGIAPQVARTISAGIIRDESSGTGDVTQVLPAAMTAPTTAVEDVDNATRLRTATKRRAVKGGWLFAIVILLAALAAGAGWWFGSGPGSQVAVPDVTNRSFAEAQQILAEQSFQAVQKPVFDLEIPPGVVVGTDPPAGARLDKDATVAVLVSQGPQPHEVQALAGASAGEARGILLGLNLQVSEPDEAFFTDAADGTVIAVSVAPRAGGDAVDCSQGCTALEGDTVTLSVSVGPVPDVSGLSVESATATLGEKGLSVGGTVEEFTGDFAKGQVMYIADRDGGGSWRPGESVTLVVSAGPPLFPVPNIVGMTRDQAKAALKNAGFEYEYATLWDAVLDEITKVESQVPAAGTERAKGTVVSFRIQGAF; encoded by the coding sequence GTGAGCACGAGTCAGCAGGCAGACCCGCTGATCGGACGTCTGGTCGACGGCCGATACCGGGTGCGCGCGCGCATCGCGCGTGGCGGCATGGCGACCGTGTACGTGGCGACCGACCTGCGCCTGGAACGGCGCATCGCGCTCAAGGTCATGCACGGGCACCTGAGCGATGACACGGTCTTCCAGAGCCGGTTCATCCAGGAGGCTCGCTCGGCCGCACGTCTGGCCGACCCGCACGTGGTGAACGTGTTCGATCAGGGCCAGGACGGCGACATGGCGTACCTGGTCATGGAGTACCTGCCGGGGATCACGCTGCGCGAGCTGATCCGCGAGCAGCGGCGCCTGACCGTGCCACAGACCGTCACCATCATGGACGCCATCCTGTCCGGCCTCACGGCCGCCCATCGGGCCGGGATCGTGCATCGGGACGTCAAGCCCGAGAACGTCCTGCTGGCCGAAGACGGGCGCATCAAGATCGGCGACTTCGGACTGGCCCGCGCCACGACCGCGAACACCGCGACCGGCGCGCAGCTGCTCGGCACGATCGCCTACCTCGCCCCCGAGCTGGTCACGCGCGGGATGGCCGACGCGCGCAGCGACATCTACTCGCTCGGCATCATGCTCTACGAGATGCTCGTGGGTGAACAGCCGTACAAGGGCGAGCAGCCCATGCAGATCGCCTTCCAGCACGCGACCGATTCAGTGCCCCGCCCCAGCGTGAAGAATCCCGGCGTCCCCGAGCAGCTGGACGAGCTCGTCCTGTGGGCGACCGAGAAGTCGCCGGATGATCGTCCCAACGACGCGAAGGAGATGCTGGACCGCCTGCGGGCGATCGAGCACGAGCTCGGCATCGCTCCGCAGGTCGCGCGTACGATCTCGGCGGGGATCATCCGCGACGAGAGCAGCGGCACCGGTGATGTGACCCAGGTGCTCCCCGCCGCGATGACCGCGCCGACCACTGCGGTGGAAGACGTTGACAACGCGACGCGCTTACGGACGGCGACGAAGCGCCGCGCGGTCAAGGGCGGCTGGCTGTTCGCCATCGTGATCCTGCTCGCGGCTCTCGCCGCCGGCGCCGGCTGGTGGTTCGGGTCCGGCCCCGGCTCGCAGGTCGCGGTCCCGGATGTGACGAATCGCTCCTTCGCGGAGGCCCAGCAGATTCTGGCGGAGCAGTCGTTCCAAGCCGTGCAGAAACCCGTCTTCGACCTCGAGATCCCCCCGGGCGTCGTCGTGGGCACCGATCCACCGGCGGGCGCCCGCTTGGACAAGGATGCCACCGTCGCCGTGCTGGTCTCGCAGGGTCCGCAGCCGCACGAGGTCCAGGCGCTCGCCGGGGCGAGCGCGGGCGAGGCGCGCGGCATCCTGCTCGGGCTGAACCTGCAGGTCTCGGAACCGGACGAGGCATTCTTCACCGATGCCGCGGACGGGACGGTCATCGCGGTGTCGGTCGCACCGCGCGCCGGCGGCGATGCCGTGGACTGCTCTCAGGGCTGCACCGCGCTGGAGGGAGACACGGTGACCCTCTCGGTCTCGGTCGGCCCGGTACCGGACGTGAGCGGGCTGAGCGTGGAGTCAGCCACCGCCACGCTCGGCGAGAAGGGCCTGTCGGTCGGAGGCACCGTCGAGGAATTCACCGGCGACTTCGCCAAGGGGCAGGTCATGTACATCGCCGACCGCGACGGCGGCGGCAGCTGGCGTCCGGGCGAGTCCGTCACACTGGTGGTCTCGGCGGGCCCACCGCTGTTCCCGGTGCCGAACATCGTCGGCATGACCCGCGACCAGGCCAAGGCTGCGCTGAAGAACGCGGGCTTCGAGTACGAGTACGCGACGCTGTGGGATGCGGTGCTGGACGAGATCACGAAGGTCGAGTCGCAAGTGCCCGCGGCGGGAACAGAGCGCGCCAAGGGGACCGTGGTCTCGTTCCGGATCCAGGGCGCGTTCTAG
- a CDS encoding LysM peptidoglycan-binding domain-containing protein, whose amino-acid sequence MQSPLDSSGAGLAIAQMQVAPTATTYAVQAGDTVTAIAARHGLRTVDVLALNGLDWSSVIHPGQVLTLAAAAPVADAPEAPPAPAPSSGTYVVDGGDTISSIAQRHAVSIQDVLAANGLGWSSIIYPGQTIVIPGSAPAVEAAPVEIAPPVEAVAPAPGAPAAGAYVVVAGDTMSAIAARHGVTTQAVLDANGLTRSSIIYPGETIAIPSAAAPVLVANVTPITSGAVSGLDAEQAANAQIIIGVGRELGVPDRGIAIALGTAMQESWLRNLDWGDRDSLGLFQQRPSTGWGTEAEVSDPHRAARAFYGGPSDPNGYVTRGLLDINGWENLSFADAAQAVQISAYPDRYAQWEQPASTWLAAHG is encoded by the coding sequence ATGCAGTCTCCTTTGGACAGTTCGGGAGCAGGCCTCGCGATCGCGCAGATGCAGGTCGCCCCGACGGCGACCACCTACGCCGTCCAGGCAGGCGACACCGTGACGGCCATCGCCGCACGCCATGGCCTGCGCACGGTCGATGTCCTGGCGCTGAACGGCCTCGATTGGTCGAGCGTCATCCACCCCGGTCAGGTCCTCACTCTCGCGGCAGCGGCACCCGTCGCCGACGCGCCCGAGGCCCCGCCCGCACCTGCGCCATCCTCCGGGACCTACGTCGTGGACGGCGGCGACACCATCAGCTCGATCGCCCAACGGCACGCCGTCTCGATCCAGGACGTGCTCGCGGCGAACGGGCTCGGCTGGTCCTCGATCATCTACCCCGGCCAGACCATCGTGATCCCCGGCTCCGCGCCGGCCGTCGAAGCCGCTCCTGTCGAGATCGCGCCGCCTGTCGAAGCGGTCGCCCCCGCCCCTGGCGCTCCGGCCGCAGGCGCCTACGTCGTCGTCGCCGGCGACACCATGAGCGCCATCGCCGCACGACACGGCGTGACGACCCAGGCCGTCCTGGACGCCAACGGCCTCACCCGATCGTCGATCATCTATCCCGGCGAGACCATCGCCATTCCCAGCGCCGCCGCTCCGGTGCTCGTGGCGAACGTCACGCCGATCACATCCGGCGCCGTCAGCGGCCTCGATGCCGAGCAGGCCGCGAATGCGCAGATCATCATCGGCGTAGGACGGGAGCTGGGCGTCCCCGACCGCGGGATCGCGATCGCATTGGGCACCGCGATGCAGGAGTCGTGGTTGCGCAACCTCGACTGGGGCGACCGCGATTCGCTGGGACTCTTCCAGCAGCGACCGAGCACCGGGTGGGGCACCGAGGCCGAGGTGAGCGACCCGCACCGCGCGGCACGTGCGTTCTACGGCGGGCCGTCCGATCCGAACGGATACGTGACACGCGGGCTCCTGGACATCAACGGCTGGGAGAACCTGTCATTCGCGGATGCCGCGCAGGCCGTGCAGATCTCGGCGTACCCCGATCGCTATGCACAGTGGGAGCAGCCCGCGTCCACGTGGCTCGCCGCCCACGGCTGA